A single window of Rhizobium sp. SL42 DNA harbors:
- a CDS encoding antitoxin: protein MGIERQVRVFKNGRNRAVRIPVEFEFPGDEVIMRKEGGRIILEPVVKAKKGNLIEWLRQQQPIDEDFDFDIQEPPPRDVDL, encoded by the coding sequence ATGGGTATCGAAAGACAGGTTCGCGTTTTCAAAAACGGCCGCAACCGCGCCGTTCGTATTCCCGTGGAATTTGAATTCCCGGGTGACGAAGTGATCATGCGCAAGGAAGGCGGCCGGATCATCCTCGAACCGGTGGTCAAAGCCAAGAAAGGAAATCTCATCGAGTGGCTGCGCCAGCAGCAGCCAATCGATGAGGATTTCGATTTCGACATTCAGGAACCACCGCCCCGGGATGTCGATCTATGA